A genomic window from Aethina tumida isolate Nest 87 chromosome 4, icAetTumi1.1, whole genome shotgun sequence includes:
- the LOC109599677 gene encoding RNA-binding protein squid, which yields MATNTQNNSVDIDQRKFFVGGMTPDTTENDIIQYFSKFGDIETVRLKVDQMTGKSKGFAFLIFSTMEAVSAVLAKCDHSIKGKKVDVQRAKLREGKLFVGGITPDMTNEELTKYFEQYGKIVKTEFPYDKVRGQRKNFCFILYESETTVNKIAKRQKLTIKNKEVDVKKATANQPPSNGFFGGPPMPPPPAARGGFQNGNSFGRNFGPGNNFPNNFAGRGRGGFRGGRGGFQNGGFNRSSGGGGGFGPNQFDNDDGYGNNQGGGFGGGNQGGGFGGGNQGGGFGGGNQGGFGGGHQGGGFGGGNQGGFNNGNPGYGGGNNSGFGPSNNGFGGNNQGFGPNGNQGGGFGGNHQGGFGSNQGGGGGYGGNSGGYGPNGNQGGFGGNNQGYGGNRNQGFGSSGFGNQRGYNQRFQPY from the coding sequence ATGGCCACGAACACCCAAAACAACTCGGTCGACATCGACCAACGTAAATTCTTCGTCGGCGGCATGACGCCCGACACCACCGAAAACGACATCATCCAATATTTCAGCAAGTTCGGCGACATCGAAACGGTACGGCTCAAGGTCGATCAGATGACCGGCAAGTCGAAGGGCTTCGCCTTCCTCATCTTCTCGACCATGGAGGCGGTTTCGGCCGTGCTCGCCAAATGCGATCACTCGATTAAGGGCAAGAAGGTGGACGTGCAGAGGGCGAAGCTGCGCGAGGGCAAGCTGTTCGTCGGCGGCATCACGCCCGACATGACCAACGAGGAGCTGACCAAGTACTTTGAGCAGTACGGCAAAATCGTGAAGACGGAGTTCCCGTACGACAAGGTGCGCGGCCAGAGGAAGAACTTCTGTTTCATACTGTACGAGTCGGAGACAACGGTGAACAAGATCGCGAAGCGACAGAAGCTGACGATCAAGAACAAGGAAGTGGACGTGAAGAAGGCGACGGCCAACCAGCCGCCCAGCAATGGGTTCTTCGGTGGACCGCCGATGCCTCCGCCGCCGGCTGCTAGAGGGGGTTTCCAGAACGGAAACTCGTTTGGACGCAACTTTGGGCCGGGCAACAACTTCCCCAATAACTTTGCCGGTCGTGGGCGTGGAGGTTTCCGTGGTGGAAGAGGTGGCTTCCAGAATGGAGGGTTTAACAGGTCGAGTGGCGGCGGAGGAGGTTTTGGGCCGAATCAGTTCGACAATGACGATGGGTACGGCAACAATCAAGGAGGAGGATTCGGTGGTGGCAATCAAGGAGGAGGATTCGGTGGTGGCAATCAAGGAGGAGGATTCGGTGGCGGCAATCAAGGAGGATTTGGTGGCGGCCACCAAGGAGGAGGATTCGGGGGAGGTAACCAAGGAGGTTTCAACAATGGTAACCCGGGTTACGGAGGAGGAAACAATTCCGGATTCGGCCCCAGCAACAACGGATTTGGGGGCAATAATCAAGGCTTTGGCCCGAACGGAAATCAAGGAGGTGGCTTTGGTGGCAATCACCAAGGAGGCTTTGGTTCCAACCAAGGTGGTGGCGGTGGTTACGGCGGAAACTCCGGGGGTTATGGACCCAACGGTAACCAAGGTGGTTTCGGTGGTAATAACCAAGGGTACGGTGGTAACAGAAATCAAGGGTTTGGAAGCAGCGGTTTCGGCAATCAACGGGGGTACAACCAAAGGTTCCAaccgtattaa